Genomic DNA from Haloplanus sp. HW8-1:
TTCCCAACGACGCGATTCGAATCGTCCCGCTTCCGTCCGAAACAGGCCAGCTCGTTCACCAGTACGCCGAAAACGGATTTCGACTGTATAACCTCCCGGCTCCGGACGATGGAGCGGTTATCGGCCTCCTCGGCCGGAACGGAATCGGGAAGACCACGGCCTTGCGTATCTTGGCCGGTGAGTTGGTTCCGAACTTCGGAACACAAGACCGGATCGACTGGGACAGGGCGGTCGAATCGTTTCGGGGGACAACTCTCCAGACGCATCTCGAACGGCTCCGTGACGGAACGGTTACAACGGCCTACAAAAGCCAGCGAGTCGACTCACTGTCCGATACGGACGACGAGACGGTTCGACAACGACTGCTCTCGCGGTCGACCGACTCCGATGACCTCATCGATACACTTGGCCTCTAATCAATCAGTGGCCGGTCGCTAGGTGACCTCTCCGGTGGTGAACGACAGCGTGTCGCCATCGCAACGACGCTGTTGAGCGATGCAGACCTCTACTTGTTCGACGAACCGTCGTCCTTCCTAGACGCCAAACAGCGGTCGACTGTTTCGCACGTAATCCACGAACGTATTCAGGATACCGATGCGTCAGCGATCGTCATCGAACACGATCTGGCGATGCTTGACCTGCTCTCGGACGGGGTCCATATCCTGTATGGGGCCCCGGGTGGCTTC
This window encodes:
- a CDS encoding ATP-binding cassette domain-containing protein, translated to MNTPTDSQSEEYVAIIDQDEVTDEVRNIAVKYDPLNRSGHEGFHITDDGELHIDESKVMREHKLIEKKIPNDAIRIVPLPSETGQLVHQYAENGFRLYNLPAPDDGAVIGLLGRNGIGKTTALRILAGELVPNFGTQDRIDWDRAVESFRGTTLQTHLERLRDGTVTTAYKSQRVDSLSDTDDETVRQRLLSRSTDSDDLIDTLGL